One genomic window of Cryptomeria japonica unplaced genomic scaffold, Sugi_1.0 HiC_scaffold_294, whole genome shotgun sequence includes the following:
- the LOC131870129 gene encoding cucumisin-like, with translation FTAPIVASFSSKEPNPITQDLLKPNITAPGVDILAAWSNAAPVSMDLLDKRVVDFNIISGIAMTCHHATGAAAYVMSFHPDKSPVAIKSALMTTDAYPLDATLDGNEAAELGYGAGEINPFKAINLGLVYDTNVDSYINMLCSQGYNETFLRLLTGEFIVCSSNLSNNGVWELNYPSIMVIGKVSEPFLAPFPRTVTNVGPAKST, from the exons TTTACTGCACCTATAGTAGCTTCATTCTCATCTAAAGAACCCAACCCAATCACACAAGATCTTTTGAAG CCTAACATCACTGCACCAGGTGTAGATATTCTAGCAGCTTGGTCAAATGCTGCACCAGTGAGCATGGATCTTTTGGACAAAAGAGTAGTGGATTTTAACATAATATCTGGAATAGCCATGACATGCCATCATGCCACAGGAGCAGCTGCCTATGTTATGTCATTTCATCCTGACAAGTCTCCTGTTGCCATCAAATCCGCTCTCATGACCACAGATGCATATCC ATTGGATGCAACATTAGATGGCAATGAAGCTGCAGAATTAGGATATGGTGCAGGGGAGATTAATCCTTTCAAGGCCATCAATCTGGGGCTTGTGTATGACACCAACGTAGATTCTTATATCAATATGCTATGTAGCCAAGGATACAATGAAACATTTTTACGTTTACTGACAGGAGAATTTATCGTGTGTTCTTCAAATTTATCTAACAACGGAGTATGGGAGCTTAACTATCCTTCTATAATGGTTATTGGCAAAGTAAGTGAGCCCTTTTTGGCTCCATTTCCAAGAACAGTTACAAATGTAGGACCTGCAAAATCTACCTAG